The Primulina eburnea isolate SZY01 chromosome 8, ASM2296580v1, whole genome shotgun sequence genome contains a region encoding:
- the LOC140839002 gene encoding uncharacterized protein, with amino-acid sequence MIDAASGGALVNKTPQDARALISNMAANAQQFGTRQDNPPRQVNEVSVTPIDPKLDSLTSLLENLVVGQVQQAKACGTCALVGHSTDTCPTLQEDPTQQVNAIGGFPGQPQHRYDPYSNSYNPGWKDHPNFSYRNQGGQQGYPQQIFHKYPSPAQASNSSMSLDEIVKALAENTQKFQQETRASIQNLSTQVEQLATSIHKLEAKNLGNIPSQTVVIPRENVSAITLRNRKELDAQEIGVQASIKHKEENEIKVEDKIINQDDAPKGKFSPLIEYKPIPPFPLALNRKCESIKELNDTLCRGKVNIPSLDVIKPVPRCAKILKELCTTKKRHKLKGCKKEKIGEHVSVVIQKTIPIKCSDPGMFSIPCTIGDIRLEKAMLDLGASINVMPYSVYNYLELGPLTETGIVIQLADRSTVYPRGVIEDVLVKVENLVFPADFYVLDMENDDLNSQILLGRPFLKTSKSVINVNSGTITMEFDGEIAKFNIYDTMKHPLSEITINTLYIANHLSQENSKFVDKNDLDEIIERHVENSNTIFSLSASKISKITQKLPPDRPKHVLIKKGGNIQGIEISKKFKEHKHLLKFAMKKFKRNKVDKLTIYEPP; translated from the coding sequence ATGATTGATGCTGCAAGTGGAGGTGCATTGGTAAATAAAACGCCTCAAGATGCACGAGCTCTAATCTCCAACATGGCCGCCAATGCACAACAGTTTGGAACTAGACAAGATAACCCTCCACGACAAGTCAATGAGGTAAGTGTTACTCCTATCGATCCAAAGTTAGATTCTTTGACATCTCTTTTGGAAAATTTGGTTGTAGGGCAGGTACAACAGGCCAAAGCTTGTGGCACATGTGCGTTGGTTGGACATTCGACGGACACGTGCCCTACATTACAGGAAGATCCAACGCAGCAGGTTAATGCAATCGGTGGATTTCCTGGACAACCTCAACACCGGTATGATCCGTATTCTAATAGCTACAATCCAGGATGGAAAGATCACCCAAATTTCAGCTACAGGAATCAAGGAGGTCAACAAGGATATCCACAACAAATTTTTCACAAATATCCATCACCTGCGCAAGCCTCTAACTCAAGTATGTCCCTAGATGAAATTGTGAAGGCCTTAGCTGAGAACACTCAAAAATTTCAACAGGAAACGAGGGCTAGCATTCAGAATTTGAGCACTCAAGTGGAACAGTTGGCGACCTCAATTCACAAGTTGGAAGCAAAAAATTTAGGTAATATACCTTCTCAGACAGTGGTGATTCCAAGAGAGAATGTGAGTGCAATTACTTTGAGAAATCGTAAAGAATTGGATGCTCAAGAAATTGGGGTACAAGCATCAATCAAGCATAAGGAAGAGAATGAGATAAAGGTTGAggataaaataatcaatcaaGATGATGCTCCGAAAGGTAAGTTTTCTCCTCTAATTGAGTATAAACCTATTCCCCCATTCCCTCTTGCATTGAACAGGAAATGTGAAAGTATTAAGGAGTTGAATGACACTCTTTGTAGAGGCAAGGTAAATATTCCTTCATTAGATGTTATTAAACCAGTACCTCGTTgtgctaaaattttaaaagaattgTGTACTACAAAAAAGAGACATAAGTTGAAGGGGTGTAAAAAGGAAAAGATAGGAGAACATGTTTCTGTTGTTATTCAAAAAACTATTCCTATCAAATGCAGTGATCCAGGTATGTTTTCTATCCCTTGTACTATTGGCGATATTAGACTTGAAAAGGCTATGTTGGATTTAGGTGCTTCTATCAATGTCATGCCTTATTCTGTTTATAATtatttggaacttggacctcTGACTGAAACCGGCATTGTGATTCAATTGGCTGATAGGTCCACTGTTTATCCTAGAGGTGTAATTGAAGATGTTCTTGTGAAAGTTGAAAATTTGGTTTTTCCTGCTGACTTTTATGTGCTTGACATGGAAAATGATGATTTAAACAGTCAAATTTTGCTAGGAAGACCATTTTTGAAAACTTCAAAATCTGTCATAAATGTTAATAGTGGTACCATTACTATGGAATTTGATGGTGAGATTGCAAAGTTTAATATTTATGATACCATGAAACATCCTCTTAGTGAAATCACTATTAATACTCTTTATATCGCTAATCacttgtcacaagaaaattcaaaatttgtgGATAAGAATGATTTAGATGAGATTATTGAAAGACATGTTGAAAATTCTAATACTATATTTTCTCTCTCTGCTTCAAAGATATCTAAAATTACGCAAAAACTTCCTCCAGATCGACCCAAGCATGTACTCATAAAAAAGGGAGGAAATATCCAAGGGATAGAGATTTCCAAGAAATTCAAAGAACACAAGCATTTGTTGAAATTTGCTATGAAAAAATTCAAGCGGAATAAAGTGGACAAATTGACCATTTATGAACCACCATGA